Within Solirubrobacterales bacterium, the genomic segment GGATTATCGGAGCCTTCCTCGGCTGCGTGATCGGCGGGCTGATCTCGGGTGCCGTGATCGAACTCGCTCTCGGCCGAAGCCTCTCCGACACCGATCTGCTGACCCTGGTGACCGCGATCCCGGGCACGATCCTCGGCGCATGGTTCGTCTACTGGCTCGGGTCCCGTCACGGTGAGGACGCGGTCGAGCATTAGAGGCGGCATCGGCTTCGAGGCCGATCCCTACTCGGTCCAGGCGGCTGGTGCTCTCGCTGCTGAACTGGGCCTCTCCTTCCCGACCGCCGCCATTCTGGCCCGCCGCGGCCATGCTGAAACGGCGGACGCCCGTCGGTTCCTGGCTGCCGATGAGGCCCATGACCCGGGCCGGTTCGATGGCATCGAGCTGGTCGGCAGCCCGGTGCTCGCCGCGATCCGGGAACGCCGTCAGATCACGATCTACGGCGACTTCGACGCCGACGGGGTCTGTGCGACCGCGATCCTCGTGGGGGTCGTTCGCGAACTCGGAGGGATCTGTGACTGGTTCATCCCGGACCGGATCGACGACGGATACGGCCTCAATCCGAACGCGATCCGGGAGCTTGCTCGCCGGGGGTCCGAACTTCTGATCACCGTTGACTGCGGGGTCACCGCGGTGGACGAGGTCGCTCTCGCCCGGGAACTCGGCCTGGAGATCCTGGTCACCGACCACCACCAGGCCGAGACGGGGCAGCTTCCCGACTGTCCGATCCTTCACCCGGAGCTCTCCGGCTATCCCTTCCCCTCGCTCTGCGGGGCCGCGGTGGCGGCAAAGCTCGGATCCTGGCTGCGAAGCGAGGCGGGCGAGGGCGCCGCCGGGGACGAAAAGGACCTTGACCTGGTTGCGCTGGCGACGGTCGCCGACGTGATGCCTCTGATTGGGGAGAACCGGCGTCTGGTCCGTGAGGGAATCGAGGTGGCGCGAAGGGCACGGCGACCGGGGATGGCGGCCCTGCTCGAGGAGTGCCGGGTGGCCGCCGGGCAACTCGTCGCCGAAGACTTCGGATTCCGGCTCGGCCCCAGGATCAACGCGGCCGGGCGCATGTACCGGGCCGACGCCGGAGTGGAGCTTTTCCTCTCCGAGTCACCGGAGCGGGCGAGTGAGATCGCCCGGGAGCTGAGCTCAGCCAACGCCGAACGGCGAAGGGTTGAGCGCGAGGTGCTGGCCGCTGCGGAAGAGAAACTGGACGGTCTGGACGAATCGGACGCCGCGATCGTGGTTGCTTCAGAGGGGTGGCATCCCGGCGTGGTCGGGATCGTCGCGTCGCGCCTGGTCCGAAAGTACGGCCGTCCGTCGGTCGTGATCTCACTCGACGGTGAACGGGGCCGGGGGTCGGCCCGCAGCGTCCCGGATCTCGATCTTCACGCCTGTCTGGGGGAGGTTTCGGATCAGCTCCTGGGATTTGGAGGACACGCCGCAGCGGCCGGCCTGCAGATCGAGACCGCCCGGATCGAGACCTTCCGGCAGGCGCTCGGTGCGACAGTGCAGGCCCGGATCGGGACCGGCACCGCAGCGGTCCGCCCGCGATTCGATGTGGTCGCTGGTGGCGAAGAACTCGGGCTCGATCTGGCCGAGGAGCTCACGAAGCTTGGCCCTTTCGGAAACGGAAATCCGTCCGTCTCGATTCTGATCCCGGGAGCACTGGTGGTCGATGAACGCGAGATGGGGGAGGGCAGGCACTGCCGGTTCACCGTGGTCTCCGGGGCGAACCGGGCTGCCGGGGTGAGCTTCGGGCGGGGTTCGCTCGGGGTGGGAGAAGGGGAACGGGTTGACCTGCTGGCCGAGCTGGGCCTGAACCACTGGAACGGGGCGGTCCAACCACGGCTCGTGGTGCGGGAGGTGGCGGCGCTCCCGGAGGCCGAGCCGCTGCCTGGCTGTGAGGAGCAGGAGTGGTGGACCCGCTTCGAGGCGGCGCTGGCCGTAACCGGTGCCGATGACGTCCCGGATCCCCCCACGGAAGGCACTGGCCGTGAGCCGGAGGCGGAGAGTCGAACCAGGATCGAGTGGTCCGGGCTGCCGGGCGTTCGAATCGGCGAGCTGATCGGGTCGGGCGCCCGGGTGGCCATTCTGACCGCGGATGCCGGCCGGAGGTGGAAGGCCCTCGGCGGCCGGGGCGGGCTGGGTCGGTTCAGGCCGGAGGCCGAGATTGCCGGTCTGTGGGAGGGGAGTCCGGCGGCAGCCTTCGAGCCGGCACTTGGCCGGGCGACGGTGCTGGTCAGCGACTACGTGACGACCGCCAGAGCCGGTCTGCCGGACCGTTTCGACGAGGTCGTCCTGTTGGACCCGCCGCCCGGACCGGCCGAGTTGGCCGAAGCCGCCCGAGGGTCCGGACGGCTCCACCTGGTCGCCGGAGCCGACGAGCACGAGTTTGCGCTCGCGGCAGCATCGCATCGGGGTGATCCGACCGCGGATCTTCGCGATCTCTATCGGGAACTCCGGTCCCGCGGGGCGGTTGACGATGGGGCCGGACTCTCCGCCGGGGATCTCCGGGAGGTTCTCGGCGGGACCGGGGAGAACCGGCGATCCCCGGAGCGGGCGGCGCTGCTGGTTCGGGTGTTGGAGGAGAGCGATCTGCTGCGAGGATCAGGCCACGGTGTCGATCGGGTGCTCGGGGTCGTATCCTCGGTGAAGGTGGAGTTGTCCACATCGACCGTTTTCGGTCGGCACCTCGACCGGCACAAGGAGCAGATCGAATTTCTCAGACAGTCACAGAAGATGATCTGACCGGGGAACTGACCGCCCGGGAGCGGACCCTGCTCGACGACCTGTTGGCGGTGATCGACAGCTTCGAGTCCGACCGGGCAGGAGAGAGTCCGGCCGGGATCTCCCCGATCGATCGGGATCGGGTTGTAACGGCCTTCCTGTTCGCCTGTCACCATCACGCCGACCAGAAGCGCCAGTCCGGCGACCAGTTCATCGCCCATCCGGTGGGAGTCACCCGGATCTGCGTCGGAATGGGACTCGACACGGACACGCTGTGTGCGGCCCTGCTTCACGACACGGTGGAGGACACCTCGGCCAGTCTGGAGGAGATCGAGGCCGAGTTTGGCTCCGATGTCGCACTGCTGGTCGACGGCGTCACCAAACTCACCGGCATCACCTTCGAGAGCCGGGATGAACACCAGGCCGAGAACTACCGCAAGATGATGGTGGCGATGGCTCGCGACGTGCGGGTGATCCTGATCAAGCTCGCGGACCGCCTCCACAACATGCGGACCCTGAGTTCCCTGCCCAAGCAGAAGCAGATCGCCAAGTCACGCGAAACGCTTGAGATCTACGCGCCGCTGGCGCACCGGCTGGGGATTCACAAGATCAAGTGGGAGCTCGAAGATCTGGCGTTCGCGACCCTTCATCCGCGCAAGTACGCCGAGATCAAGCAGCTGGTCGCCCAGCAGCGAACCGAGCGCGAGGCCTTCGTGGCCGAAGCCGGCGGCTTTCTCACCGAGGAACTCGACAAGGTCGGGATCGAGGCGGAGATCTCCGGTCGGGCGAAGCACTTCTACTCGATCTACACCAAGATGACCAAGAAGAACCGCGAGTTCAACGAGATCTTCGATCTCACCGCGATGCGGGTCGTGGTCGGTTCAGTCAAGGACTGCTACGGCGCGATCGGGGTGATTCATTCCCTCTGGAAGCCGCTGCCGGGCCGGTTCAAGGACTACGTGGCGATGCCCAAGGCCAACATGTACCAGGCCCTGCACACAACCGTGGTCGGTCCCGAGGGCAAGCCACTCGAGATTCAGATTCGAACCGCCGAGATGCACCGTCTGGCGGAGTTCGGGATCGCTGCTCACGTGGCCTACAAGGAAGGTGGCAAGAGCGGTTCCCGGGAACGCATGACCTGGCTTCGGCAGCTGGTCGAGTCCGAGTCGGAACAGGGTCCGGCCGAGTTCCTCAAGTCGCTGAAGCAGGATCTGTTCGAAGACGAAGTGTTCGTCTTCACACCGAAGGGCGAGGTGATGAATCTCTCGGCCGGATCGACCCCGCTCGACTTCGCGTACACGATCCACACCGACGTCGGCCACCGCTGCGTCGGGGCAAAGGTAAACGGCAGCATCGTGCCGCTTCACTACCAGCTCAGGTCCGGGGACATCGTCGAGGTCCTGACGGCCAATCAGGAGCGGGGGCCGTCCCGGGACTGGCTGAAGCTGGTGCGAACGAGCCGGGCCCGGAACAAGATTCGCGCCTGGTTCCGGGAGGAGAGCCGGGAGGATGCCGAAAAGGACGGGCGTGAAGCCCTCTCCGAAGCCCTGAAGAAACGGGATCTGCCACCCCAGAAGTTCGCCGGGTCCCCGATGCTGGCCGACGTGATGCGGGAGATGGGGTTCCGCAAGGCGGAAGAGTTCTACGTGGCGATCGGCCAGGGCAAGATTCCGGCCAAGACCGCCGCCAACAAGCTGATCCAGCGGCTTCGGGCCGGCGAGATCATGGAGCCGGAACCGGTGAAGGCGGGTGGACTCCACAAGCAGGCGAGACCGATCCGGGAAGCGTCCGAGTTCGGGATCGCCGTCGAAGGAGTCGACAACGTGGCCCTGCGCCTCGCAAAGTGCTGTCGACCGGTGCCCGGGGACGAGATCGTCGGCTACGTGTCACTCGGCCGGGGCATCACCATCCACCAGGCTTCCTGTCGCAACGTTTCCAGCCTGAAACGGAACCCCGACCGGATGGTCGAGGTCTCCTGGGAGGGAGAGAACGAAGCGACGTTCCGGGTCGAGATCCAGATCGACGCCTACGACCGCACTCGCCTGCTGGAGGAGATCTCCCGCACCTTCGCCGAGGTCGGGGTGAACATCATCAATGCCACCTGCACGACCAGCCCGCCGATGGTCTGCAACCGTTTCGTGATCGAGGTCGGGGACACCGGACAGCTGAAGCAGTGCA encodes:
- a CDS encoding bifunctional (p)ppGpp synthetase/guanosine-3',5'-bis(diphosphate) 3'-pyrophosphohydrolase, whose amino-acid sequence is MIDSFESDRAGESPAGISPIDRDRVVTAFLFACHHHADQKRQSGDQFIAHPVGVTRICVGMGLDTDTLCAALLHDTVEDTSASLEEIEAEFGSDVALLVDGVTKLTGITFESRDEHQAENYRKMMVAMARDVRVILIKLADRLHNMRTLSSLPKQKQIAKSRETLEIYAPLAHRLGIHKIKWELEDLAFATLHPRKYAEIKQLVAQQRTEREAFVAEAGGFLTEELDKVGIEAEISGRAKHFYSIYTKMTKKNREFNEIFDLTAMRVVVGSVKDCYGAIGVIHSLWKPLPGRFKDYVAMPKANMYQALHTTVVGPEGKPLEIQIRTAEMHRLAEFGIAAHVAYKEGGKSGSRERMTWLRQLVESESEQGPAEFLKSLKQDLFEDEVFVFTPKGEVMNLSAGSTPLDFAYTIHTDVGHRCVGAKVNGSIVPLHYQLRSGDIVEVLTANQERGPSRDWLKLVRTSRARNKIRAWFREESREDAEKDGREALSEALKKRDLPPQKFAGSPMLADVMREMGFRKAEEFYVAIGQGKIPAKTAANKLIQRLRAGEIMEPEPVKAGGLHKQARPIREASEFGIAVEGVDNVALRLAKCCRPVPGDEIVGYVSLGRGITIHQASCRNVSSLKRNPDRMVEVSWEGENEATFRVEIQIDAYDRTRLLEEISRTFAEVGVNIINATCTTSPPMVCNRFVIEVGDTGQLKQCINRMRHVESVFDVYRVTPTGS
- the recJ gene encoding single-stranded-DNA-specific exonuclease RecJ; this translates as MRTRSSIRGGIGFEADPYSVQAAGALAAELGLSFPTAAILARRGHAETADARRFLAADEAHDPGRFDGIELVGSPVLAAIRERRQITIYGDFDADGVCATAILVGVVRELGGICDWFIPDRIDDGYGLNPNAIRELARRGSELLITVDCGVTAVDEVALARELGLEILVTDHHQAETGQLPDCPILHPELSGYPFPSLCGAAVAAKLGSWLRSEAGEGAAGDEKDLDLVALATVADVMPLIGENRRLVREGIEVARRARRPGMAALLEECRVAAGQLVAEDFGFRLGPRINAAGRMYRADAGVELFLSESPERASEIARELSSANAERRRVEREVLAAAEEKLDGLDESDAAIVVASEGWHPGVVGIVASRLVRKYGRPSVVISLDGERGRGSARSVPDLDLHACLGEVSDQLLGFGGHAAAAGLQIETARIETFRQALGATVQARIGTGTAAVRPRFDVVAGGEELGLDLAEELTKLGPFGNGNPSVSILIPGALVVDEREMGEGRHCRFTVVSGANRAAGVSFGRGSLGVGEGERVDLLAELGLNHWNGAVQPRLVVREVAALPEAEPLPGCEEQEWWTRFEAALAVTGADDVPDPPTEGTGREPEAESRTRIEWSGLPGVRIGELIGSGARVAILTADAGRRWKALGGRGGLGRFRPEAEIAGLWEGSPAAAFEPALGRATVLVSDYVTTARAGLPDRFDEVVLLDPPPGPAELAEAARGSGRLHLVAGADEHEFALAAASHRGDPTADLRDLYRELRSRGAVDDGAGLSAGDLREVLGGTGENRRSPERAALLVRVLEESDLLRGSGHGVDRVLGVVSSVKVELSTSTVFGRHLDRHKEQIEFLRQSQKMI